A single genomic interval of Hippoglossus stenolepis isolate QCI-W04-F060 chromosome 24, HSTE1.2, whole genome shotgun sequence harbors:
- the spry2 gene encoding protein sprouty homolog 2, with product MDSRSQNGSDGGGGHHGQSPTSTRSAGTPHDEGRPQPWPPQARDGLPDPGLNSSQASLTTAVLPLDQIRITGSCNEYTEGPTVAQMSPASQQRQQKIDHGSSPVYRTSGLQETNNLRNLPLLTQHGNTHTSISYGEDGVLRSSSAEDSQSNIRTSVGSTSSGQRLISGPAFVDHIIRTQPKREELNSEELKPLNEESGAVTAVPGSVGCKSPGKHSIKCENCGRCQCSECTRPRVLPSCLMCGRRCVCSARSAVEYGTCICCVKGLFYHCSSDDEDTCADKPFSCSQSHCCVRWTTVSLLAVLFPCLLCYLPARGCVAACQSCYDRVARPGCRCKNTNPGRCEET from the coding sequence ATGGATTCCAGAAGTCAAAACGGCAGCGACGGGGGAGGTGGACACCACGGACAGTCACCGACATCAACGAGGTCGGCGGGCACGCCGCATGACGAAGGGAGACCGCAACCGTGGCCTCCGCAAGCGCGCGATGGGCTTCCAGATCCCGGGCTGAACAGCAGCCAGGCTTCCCTTACTACAGCAGTGCTGCCTCTGGATCAGATTAGGATAACTGGGAGTTGTAATGAGTACACCGAAGGGCCCACGGTTGCCCAGATGTCTCCAGCCTCTcagcaaagacaacagaagATCGACCATGGGTCGTCGCCTGTTTACAGGACAAGCGGGCTGCAGGAGACTAATAATCTCCGCAACCTGCCTTTATTGACACAGCATGGGAACACGCACACCTCCATCTCTTACGGGGAGGATGGCGTGTTGCGCTCCTCCAGTGCCGAGGACTCCCAGAGTAACATCAGGACCAGCGTTGGGAGCACTTCTTCAGGCCAGAGGCTCATCAGCGGCCCAGCATTCGTGGACCACATCATCAGAACCCAGCCCAAACGCGAAGAGCTGAATTCAGAGGAGTTGAAACCCCTGAACGAGGAGTCCGGCGCGGTGACGGCCGTGCCGGGCAGCGTCGGCTGCAAAAGTCCCGGCAAACACTCCATCAAGTGTGAGAACTGCGGTCGCTGCCAGTGCTCGGAGTGCACTCGCCCACGGGTGCTTCCCTCCTGCTTGATGTGCGGCCGACGGTGCGTGTGCTCTGCGCGGAGCGCGGTGGAGTACGGGACATGCATATGCTGCGTCAAGGGGCTCTTCTACCACTGCTCCAGCGACGACGAGGACACATGCGCCGATAAGCCCTTCTCGTGCTCCCAGTCCCACTGCTGCGTGCGCTGGACCACCGTGTCGCTGCTCGCCGTGCTCTTCCCCTGTCTGCTTTGCTACCTCCCAGCCAGAGGTTGTGTTGCTGCGTGCCAGAGCTGCTATGACCGCGTCGCTCGACCCGGCTGCCGGTGCAAGAACACGAACCCCGGCCGCTGCGAGGAGACGTAG